A region from the Nesterenkonia lacusekhoensis genome encodes:
- the prfB gene encoding peptide chain release factor 2, whose amino-acid sequence MADIDFPTELQELRDTLRRITEVIDLEALEKEVSELEQQAADPNLWDNQENAQRVNSQLSHKQAQLQRVRKLANRIDDVEVMVEMGQEEGDPDTVAEAADEVASIRKALESLEIVTLMSGEYDEHDAVVTIRAGAGGVDAADFSEMLLRMYTRWAENRNWDVKVLDTSYAEEAGLKSATFEIKAPYAFGTLSVEAGTHRLVRISPFDNQGRRQTSFAAVEVIPLLEGTESIDIDENDLKIDVYRSSGPGGQSVNTTDSAVRITHLPTGVVVSMQNEKSQIQNRAAAMRVLESRLLLLKKEEEAAEKKELAGDIKASWGDQIRSYVLHPYQMVKDLRTGHETGNADKVLDGELEGFIEAGIRWRGQGGEDAQ is encoded by the coding sequence ATGGCAGACATCGATTTCCCCACCGAGCTCCAGGAGCTGCGCGACACGCTGCGGCGCATCACTGAGGTCATCGACCTCGAGGCCCTCGAGAAGGAGGTCTCTGAACTGGAGCAGCAGGCCGCTGACCCGAATCTCTGGGACAACCAGGAGAACGCTCAGCGGGTGAACTCCCAGCTGAGCCACAAGCAGGCTCAGCTGCAGCGGGTCCGGAAGCTCGCCAACCGCATCGACGACGTCGAGGTCATGGTGGAGATGGGCCAGGAGGAGGGCGACCCGGACACGGTCGCCGAGGCTGCGGACGAGGTGGCTTCGATCCGCAAGGCGCTGGAGTCGTTGGAGATCGTCACTCTGATGTCCGGCGAATATGACGAACACGACGCCGTGGTCACCATCCGGGCCGGCGCCGGCGGTGTGGACGCCGCGGACTTTTCCGAGATGCTGCTGCGCATGTACACCCGCTGGGCGGAGAACCGGAACTGGGACGTGAAGGTCCTCGACACCTCCTACGCCGAGGAGGCGGGGCTGAAGTCGGCCACCTTCGAGATCAAGGCTCCTTACGCGTTCGGCACGCTCTCGGTGGAGGCCGGCACCCACCGTCTGGTGCGCATCAGCCCGTTCGACAACCAGGGCCGCCGTCAGACCAGCTTCGCCGCAGTGGAGGTCATCCCGCTGCTGGAGGGCACCGAGTCCATCGACATCGACGAGAACGACCTCAAGATCGACGTCTACCGGTCCTCGGGCCCGGGCGGACAGTCGGTCAACACCACCGACTCCGCAGTGCGCATCACGCACCTGCCCACCGGCGTGGTGGTGTCCATGCAGAACGAGAAGTCGCAGATTCAGAACCGCGCGGCCGCGATGCGCGTGCTCGAATCCCGCCTCCTGCTGCTGAAGAAGGAGGAGGAGGCCGCCGAGAAGAAGGAGCTCGCCGGCGACATCAAGGCCTCCTGGGGCGATCAGATCCGTTCCTACGTGCTGCACCCGTATCAGATGGTCAAGGACCTGCGGACAGGCCACGAGACCGGCAACGCAGACAAGGTGCTCGACGGCGAGCTCGAAGGCTTCATCGAGGCGGGCATCCGGTGGCGCGGCCAGGGCGGAGAGGACGCCCAGTAA
- a CDS encoding pilus assembly protein TadG-related protein, which translates to MSAAELEQEERGQSSVLILGMLVILLLASAVVAGATAVNLEARKLLSAADGASSAAAQSATASGASPSLSERQVRAAAQDYLSSSGAHQRFTAVEITQASTADGGSTAEVELAAAVELPLVSWVLPAHVTVTAESHARVSLNR; encoded by the coding sequence ATGAGCGCGGCCGAGCTGGAGCAGGAGGAGCGTGGACAGTCTTCGGTGCTGATCCTGGGCATGCTGGTGATCCTGCTGCTCGCCTCGGCGGTGGTCGCTGGGGCCACTGCGGTGAACCTGGAGGCTCGCAAGCTGCTCAGTGCCGCCGACGGCGCCTCCTCAGCAGCCGCCCAGAGCGCGACTGCATCTGGGGCCTCGCCGAGTCTCAGCGAACGTCAGGTCCGGGCCGCGGCCCAGGACTATTTGAGCAGCAGCGGAGCTCACCAGCGCTTCACCGCGGTGGAGATCACCCAGGCCTCCACCGCTGACGGGGGCTCCACCGCTGAGGTCGAGCTGGCCGCCGCCGTGGAGCTGCCCCTGGTCAGCTGGGTGCTGCCGGCCCACGTCACCGTGACTGCAGAGTCCCACGCCCGGGTGAGCCTGAACCGGTAG
- a CDS encoding TadE/TadG family type IV pilus assembly protein, translated as MPSTRSLSERSRRARALRHIPGAAPRGGADHDAEDTRRSADERGAATAEFVMVSALLVLLTMLILQLAFLVHVRNTLIDAASTGARLGVLHDRTPQDGAQRTAELISGSITEAHAEDISYEYVPAGEGRSLRITVRTQVPLLGPYLGAGALEVSGNAYEFD; from the coding sequence ATGCCATCGACCAGGTCTCTCAGTGAGCGGTCCCGCCGAGCGCGGGCGCTGAGGCACATCCCGGGAGCTGCACCTCGCGGCGGGGCGGATCACGACGCCGAGGACACGCGTCGCTCTGCCGATGAGCGCGGCGCGGCGACCGCCGAGTTCGTGATGGTCTCGGCGCTGTTGGTGCTGCTGACCATGCTGATCCTTCAGCTGGCCTTCCTGGTGCATGTGCGCAACACCCTCATCGACGCGGCCTCCACCGGGGCTCGTCTGGGCGTGCTGCATGATCGTACGCCGCAGGATGGTGCGCAGCGGACCGCGGAGCTGATCAGTGGGTCGATCACCGAGGCCCACGCCGAGGACATCAGCTACGAGTACGTGCCCGCGGGGGAGGGCCGCAGCCTGCGCATCACCGTCAGGACGCAGGTTCCTCTGTTGGGTCCCTACCTGGGTGCCGGCGCGCTGGAGGTCAGTGGGAATGCCTATGAGTTCGACTGA
- a CDS encoding type II secretion system F family protein — MTPVIAWAAAAGLGLGFGLVVVLRSLPMMNRPSFEERVAPMLRSSAAGGVDLFHQPQSLVSLSVAQRIFGPVLREALKQLDRFSIDADQLRRRLDQADAGITLSEYRIQQLGCAAAGALLAAGANAAAFFSGSFHGFIALISILVLTVLGFALRDNMLSARVRRRQARMLSEFPTVAEMIALAVSAGESAPGAFERVSRVSRGELNAELRKVLAQTRAGTSFTHALKHMSARVQSPPISRFLEGIIVAMERGTPLADVMHAQAQDVRDLGKRELMETAGRKELSMLVPVVFGILPLTVVFAVFPGLELLSLGP, encoded by the coding sequence ATGACCCCGGTGATCGCATGGGCGGCGGCGGCCGGGCTCGGACTGGGCTTCGGCCTGGTGGTGGTGCTGCGCTCCCTGCCGATGATGAACCGGCCCAGCTTCGAGGAGCGGGTGGCTCCGATGCTGCGTTCCTCAGCCGCCGGCGGCGTCGACCTCTTCCACCAGCCGCAGAGCCTGGTCTCGCTCTCTGTGGCCCAACGCATCTTCGGCCCGGTCCTGCGTGAGGCGCTGAAGCAGCTGGACCGGTTCAGCATCGACGCCGACCAGCTCCGTCGTCGCCTGGACCAGGCTGATGCCGGCATCACCCTCAGCGAATACCGCATCCAGCAGCTCGGCTGCGCCGCAGCAGGGGCGCTGCTGGCCGCGGGGGCCAATGCGGCCGCCTTCTTCAGCGGCAGCTTCCACGGATTCATCGCTCTGATCAGCATTCTGGTGCTGACAGTGCTGGGCTTCGCGCTGCGGGACAACATGCTCTCGGCCCGGGTCCGACGTCGTCAGGCGCGCATGCTCTCCGAGTTCCCGACAGTCGCTGAGATGATCGCCCTGGCGGTCAGCGCCGGTGAGAGCGCTCCCGGGGCCTTCGAACGCGTCAGCAGGGTCTCCCGAGGAGAGCTCAACGCCGAGCTGCGCAAGGTGCTGGCCCAGACCCGCGCCGGAACCAGCTTCACCCACGCGCTGAAGCACATGTCCGCACGTGTCCAGTCGCCGCCGATCTCCCGGTTCCTGGAAGGGATCATCGTGGCTATGGAACGGGGCACACCGTTGGCCGATGTCATGCACGCGCAGGCTCAGGATGTGCGTGACCTCGGCAAGCGCGAGCTGATGGAGACCGCGGGCCGCAAAGAGCTCAGCATGTTGGTCCCTGTGGTCTTCGGCATCCTTCCTCTGACGGTGGTCTTCGCCGTCTTTCCGGGACTCGAGCTGCTGTCCCTGGGGCCCTGA
- a CDS encoding type II secretion system F family protein — translation MSLFLGLCLGLGLLCIWWSFWPRAKRPASRARRPAKVQKLLAEAGHPRLSASAVLVATFFCALTAFLTVVLLTAAVPVALCFTLFASALPWAALNWQASKRRAVLRELWPDAVDHLRSAVRAGMSLPEALAQLGQSGPEPLREPFAEFGRDYRSGQTMELALIRLRERLADPVGDRIVVALNIAREVGGSDLGRLLSTLAEFLRENARTRSELEARQSWTRNAAKLAVAAPWIVVLLLSTQPEAAEAYRGMTGLGVLGAGLAVSVICYRVMLRLGALPVEERVFA, via the coding sequence ATGAGCCTGTTCCTCGGTCTCTGCCTGGGCCTCGGTCTGTTGTGCATCTGGTGGTCCTTCTGGCCACGGGCCAAGCGACCCGCGTCCCGCGCCAGACGGCCGGCAAAGGTGCAGAAGCTGCTGGCCGAGGCAGGCCATCCGCGTCTGAGCGCATCGGCGGTGCTCGTGGCCACCTTCTTCTGCGCGCTGACGGCATTCCTGACGGTGGTGCTGCTGACTGCGGCCGTGCCCGTGGCTCTGTGCTTCACCCTCTTCGCCTCCGCTCTGCCGTGGGCGGCGCTGAACTGGCAGGCCTCCAAGCGTCGTGCCGTGCTCCGAGAGCTCTGGCCCGACGCCGTCGATCACCTCCGCTCCGCCGTGCGCGCCGGCATGTCGCTTCCTGAAGCCCTGGCCCAGCTGGGTCAGTCCGGACCGGAGCCGCTGCGTGAGCCCTTCGCGGAGTTCGGCAGGGACTACCGCTCCGGCCAGACGATGGAGCTGGCCCTGATCCGGCTGCGGGAGCGCCTCGCTGACCCGGTGGGAGACCGGATCGTGGTCGCGCTGAACATCGCCCGAGAGGTCGGCGGATCGGACCTGGGGCGGCTGCTGAGCACTCTCGCCGAGTTTCTCCGGGAGAACGCCCGGACCCGCAGCGAGTTGGAGGCTCGTCAGAGCTGGACCCGCAACGCGGCCAAGCTCGCCGTCGCTGCTCCGTGGATCGTTGTGCTGCTGCTCTCCACCCAGCCGGAGGCTGCCGAGGCCTACCGCGGCATGACCGGGCTGGGAGTCCTCGGCGCGGGTCTGGCAGTCTCTGTGATCTGCTATCGGGTGATGCTGCGCTTGGGCGCTCTGCCGGTCGAGGAGCGGGTCTTCGCATGA
- a CDS encoding CpaF family protein, with product MDALAMVESEVREQIRDRGLDPAADRSSVSDLVETAVGEYDKRSLLTTLPLLGPFDRAVKHVMDAVAGFGELQPLLDDATVEEIWVNGTNEVFVARNGRSELTSVTLSEERLRDLVERMLKSSGRRLDLSSPFVDASLPDGSRLHVVIPDITRRWAVNIRKFIARASSLEDLTASGSLSPAAAGFLETAVADGSNVLVSGATQAGKTTLLNCLSSAIGPRERVVTVEEIFELDIPLRDVVGMQCRQPNLENEGEIPLRRLVKEALRMRPDRLLVGEVREAESMDMLIALNSGLPGMCTIHANSARDALTKIATLPLLSGPNVTRDFILPTVASCLDLVVHCVRDQQGRRYVEEILAVGSRVESGTIETTTLFSREDGELVPSGVPLFDLPKLSGQARRQLEREGASV from the coding sequence GTGGACGCGTTGGCGATGGTGGAGAGCGAAGTCCGCGAACAGATCCGCGATCGAGGTCTGGACCCTGCAGCGGACCGCTCCAGCGTCAGCGATCTGGTGGAGACCGCCGTCGGCGAGTACGACAAGCGCTCGCTGCTGACCACGCTTCCGCTCTTAGGCCCCTTCGACCGGGCCGTCAAACACGTGATGGATGCTGTGGCCGGCTTCGGGGAGCTCCAGCCGCTGTTGGACGACGCCACGGTGGAGGAGATCTGGGTCAACGGGACCAATGAAGTCTTCGTGGCACGCAACGGGCGCTCGGAGCTGACGTCGGTGACGCTGAGTGAGGAACGGCTGCGGGACCTGGTCGAGCGGATGCTGAAGTCGTCGGGCCGTCGGCTCGACCTCTCCTCGCCCTTCGTCGATGCCTCTCTGCCGGACGGATCCCGCCTGCACGTCGTCATCCCGGACATCACACGGCGCTGGGCGGTCAACATCCGCAAATTCATCGCTCGAGCCTCCTCGCTGGAGGATCTGACCGCCTCGGGGTCGTTGAGCCCGGCGGCGGCCGGATTCCTGGAGACCGCCGTGGCCGACGGGTCCAATGTATTGGTCTCCGGTGCCACCCAGGCGGGGAAGACGACTCTGTTGAACTGCCTCAGTTCGGCCATCGGGCCGCGGGAGCGTGTGGTCACGGTGGAGGAGATCTTCGAGTTGGATATTCCTCTGCGGGACGTCGTCGGGATGCAGTGCCGCCAGCCCAACTTGGAGAACGAGGGTGAGATCCCGCTGCGCCGCCTGGTGAAAGAGGCGCTGCGGATGCGCCCGGACCGCCTGCTGGTCGGAGAGGTCCGGGAGGCCGAGAGCATGGACATGCTCATCGCCTTGAACAGCGGCTTGCCAGGGATGTGCACGATCCATGCCAACAGCGCCCGCGATGCTTTGACCAAGATCGCCACTCTCCCGCTGCTCTCGGGCCCCAACGTGACCCGTGACTTCATCCTGCCCACAGTGGCCTCCTGCTTGGATCTGGTGGTCCACTGCGTGCGCGATCAGCAGGGCAGACGCTATGTGGAGGAGATCCTCGCTGTCGGCTCCCGGGTGGAGTCCGGCACCATCGAGACCACCACGCTCTTCAGCCGCGAGGACGGCGAGCTCGTCCCCTCCGGCGTCCCGCTGTTCGACCTGCCCAAGCTCTCCGGCCAGGCTCGCCGGCAGCTCGAGCGGGAGGGCGCGAGCGTATGA
- a CDS encoding FtsK/SpoIIIE domain-containing protein: MSLTITVVHAPGALDTGHWAALHRAAGRMPHELRLSLTGLRSPDGAQLRAAVLEWAAGHLPSDARSRLAALQTHSAGTPLAELPSESPQIHPGMVVVLAPQRPSTAPRAPRSRTAGLRLCIDQGPDAGRLLPLTRGTRGIGRAAEITVADPALGREQLRLSIGERGIRIREQGRSLPWTSGEPLTRGRSTFELLRGPAPASGGRWPTAPQAVDGEPPEGKHRMMLVMALVPLVAGIVLVTVTGMWFFLLFSAASALVALGTVIDATRRRRRYRRALQQAAAEWARRRSLALPTPGRVSRLLREGAAPSMPDATVRLGSAQVPAQLELATSASPPETLTRTGAALNLHPGLQTLIRGHRREVDRLFRWILLQLLIRPSRNRPPLLVCDAGLRLPAELEDLEQVRLLAAAELTEDTLPAAVSEGPAGVLLASGGLGTPLAERAAARGWHVLTSPPNTSEDERGLLTSREDLQLVDLSAGAVTPGSSSGRRPRGDGEPHEDDTTDRAQELVADGLSSQTTAELLRLALPHCTDGGGAPGLPRQHDASLPDPLMARSARRSLIAELGRGADSAELLDLVNDGPHILLAGTSGSGKSELLKSLMLGWAAAYGPEEVNFVLFDFKGGSTFQTIDQLEHSLGLVTDLSQAQAERTLEGIRSELTRRERLFLETGAGDYSEYRRLAPERPLARMLVVIDEFRIFSHELPDTMDELMRLATLGRSLGLHLVLATQRPQGVVTPDIRANIGAVITLRLRGDDESQDLVGTAEAGRIPRDLPGRGIVRRPGEAPVPFQSARLSSGSEVLRAAPASARVHAAGPADWEDSSPQIVRRLAGAEHTRSRPHTPLLPALPKDVPVSHDGSDPMLAMVDDPARQDQWPLRVHPRAPQSLALIGEGGSGGAQALRSLTAQLLAGDEPVHVYLLDGDRSLEQFRDHPRVGSWITEEHMPELDHLLAALKEELALRRISRERARTPLIVLMSGHAQWHMAAQSSGPGMMDHALGTLISEGDGVGISAVLSGGRELVSGKLGARIPARIYLPYGVSTDTSFMWPKLRPVDALPGRGVLIDPHHPAPGLEVQLVSAAEAETPPRGDGPPREPPVRVHPLPEELPATSLPGSAEERKGPGACPVIGVAQFTHGPVALELGAVTLILGARAMGKSSALRLLDQQLSGRARWWEQLESGAQELESGGDRLPEILLIDDADRLGPTEHQRVEQLLLRGVRVVAAAAPGPSVFGTIPWAHRARGGPGNMLLSPTHRSQGDAFAMSVPVLSRPVPGRAVLLRPENPMVVQWAVPTSSGHIQ; this comes from the coding sequence ATGTCTCTGACCATCACCGTGGTGCATGCCCCGGGCGCCTTGGACACGGGCCACTGGGCCGCATTGCACCGTGCCGCCGGCCGCATGCCCCATGAGCTGCGCCTGTCCCTGACCGGACTGCGATCTCCCGACGGCGCACAGCTGCGCGCAGCGGTGCTGGAGTGGGCCGCGGGCCACCTTCCCTCCGACGCCCGAAGCCGACTGGCGGCGCTGCAGACCCACAGTGCGGGGACTCCGCTGGCCGAACTGCCGTCCGAGTCCCCACAGATCCATCCGGGCATGGTGGTGGTCCTGGCACCGCAGCGCCCCTCGACCGCGCCCCGTGCTCCACGCAGCCGGACCGCGGGACTGAGACTGTGCATCGACCAAGGGCCCGACGCCGGCCGCCTCCTCCCACTGACCCGCGGAACCCGCGGCATCGGCCGCGCCGCAGAGATTACCGTGGCAGACCCGGCACTGGGCCGCGAGCAGCTGCGGCTCAGCATCGGCGAGCGCGGCATCCGCATCCGAGAACAGGGAAGATCGCTGCCGTGGACCAGCGGCGAACCGCTGACCCGGGGCCGCAGCACCTTTGAGCTCCTGCGCGGCCCGGCACCTGCCTCCGGAGGCAGGTGGCCCACTGCACCTCAAGCGGTGGACGGCGAACCTCCCGAAGGCAAGCACCGCATGATGCTGGTGATGGCACTGGTCCCGCTGGTCGCCGGCATCGTTCTGGTGACGGTGACCGGCATGTGGTTCTTTCTGCTCTTCAGCGCCGCCTCGGCTCTGGTGGCGCTGGGCACGGTGATCGACGCGACCCGACGCCGTCGGCGCTACCGGCGCGCTCTCCAGCAGGCCGCCGCGGAGTGGGCCCGACGCCGCAGTCTGGCGCTGCCCACACCGGGACGCGTCAGCCGCCTCCTCCGGGAGGGCGCAGCCCCGTCCATGCCCGATGCCACCGTGCGCCTGGGCAGCGCGCAGGTGCCCGCTCAGCTGGAGCTGGCCACTTCAGCCTCACCGCCGGAGACTCTCACCCGGACCGGGGCTGCGCTGAACCTGCACCCGGGACTGCAGACCCTGATCCGCGGGCACCGGCGCGAGGTCGACCGACTCTTCCGCTGGATCCTTCTGCAGCTGCTGATCCGTCCGTCCCGGAACAGGCCGCCGCTGCTGGTCTGCGATGCCGGACTGCGCCTGCCCGCCGAGCTCGAGGACCTGGAGCAGGTGCGTCTCCTCGCCGCGGCAGAGCTCACCGAGGACACACTCCCCGCCGCCGTCTCCGAGGGCCCAGCTGGCGTGCTGCTCGCCTCGGGCGGGCTCGGCACTCCCCTGGCCGAACGCGCTGCGGCCCGAGGGTGGCATGTGCTGACATCGCCTCCGAACACATCAGAGGACGAGCGGGGGCTGTTAACCTCCCGCGAGGACCTCCAGCTCGTCGATCTGTCAGCAGGCGCCGTCACACCCGGCTCCTCGTCCGGTCGTAGGCCTCGAGGAGACGGAGAGCCCCACGAGGACGACACCACGGACCGCGCCCAGGAACTCGTGGCTGATGGGCTCTCGTCCCAGACGACGGCCGAGCTGCTGCGTCTGGCCCTCCCGCACTGCACCGACGGCGGCGGAGCACCGGGTCTGCCGCGACAGCATGACGCCTCGCTGCCGGATCCGCTGATGGCCCGCTCAGCCCGACGCAGCCTGATCGCCGAGCTCGGCCGCGGCGCCGACTCCGCTGAGCTGCTGGATCTCGTCAACGACGGCCCTCATATCCTCCTGGCAGGAACCTCCGGCTCCGGCAAGTCGGAGCTGCTCAAGTCACTGATGCTCGGGTGGGCGGCCGCCTACGGGCCGGAGGAGGTCAACTTCGTGCTCTTCGACTTCAAGGGCGGCTCCACCTTCCAGACCATCGACCAGCTGGAGCATTCCCTGGGACTGGTCACTGACCTCTCCCAAGCGCAGGCGGAACGCACCCTCGAAGGCATTCGCTCAGAGCTCACACGCCGGGAGCGGCTCTTCTTGGAGACAGGTGCCGGTGACTACTCCGAATACCGGCGGCTGGCTCCGGAGAGGCCGCTGGCCCGCATGCTGGTCGTCATCGATGAGTTCCGGATCTTCTCCCATGAGCTTCCGGACACGATGGATGAGCTGATGCGTCTGGCCACTCTGGGGCGGTCGCTGGGCCTTCACCTGGTCCTGGCCACCCAACGGCCTCAGGGCGTGGTCACCCCCGACATCCGGGCGAACATCGGCGCTGTGATCACCCTGCGGCTGCGCGGCGACGACGAATCCCAGGACCTGGTGGGCACCGCCGAGGCGGGCCGCATCCCCCGGGACCTCCCGGGCCGAGGCATCGTCCGCAGACCGGGCGAGGCACCGGTGCCGTTCCAGTCGGCACGGCTGAGCTCCGGCTCTGAAGTCCTGCGCGCCGCGCCCGCCTCCGCACGGGTGCACGCCGCAGGACCGGCCGACTGGGAGGACTCCTCTCCGCAGATCGTGAGGCGCCTGGCCGGCGCCGAACACACCAGGTCCCGTCCCCACACTCCCCTGCTGCCTGCCCTGCCGAAGGATGTTCCAGTCAGCCACGACGGCTCGGACCCCATGCTCGCGATGGTGGATGATCCCGCCCGCCAGGATCAGTGGCCGCTGCGGGTACACCCCCGTGCCCCGCAGAGTCTGGCGCTGATCGGAGAGGGAGGCTCCGGAGGAGCGCAGGCCCTCAGGTCGCTGACCGCCCAGCTGCTGGCCGGAGATGAACCAGTGCATGTGTACCTGTTGGATGGGGACCGCTCCCTGGAGCAGTTCCGAGACCACCCCCGCGTGGGCAGCTGGATCACCGAGGAACACATGCCCGAGCTGGACCATCTCTTGGCCGCGCTGAAGGAGGAACTGGCCCTTCGCCGCATCAGCCGGGAGCGCGCCCGGACCCCGCTGATCGTGCTGATGAGCGGACATGCCCAGTGGCATATGGCCGCCCAGTCCTCCGGCCCCGGGATGATGGACCATGCGCTGGGCACCCTGATCAGCGAAGGGGACGGCGTCGGGATCTCTGCTGTGCTCTCCGGAGGCAGAGAGCTGGTCAGCGGAAAGCTGGGAGCACGGATTCCGGCCCGCATCTATCTGCCCTACGGGGTGTCGACAGACACCAGCTTCATGTGGCCCAAGCTCAGACCGGTCGATGCCCTGCCGGGGCGAGGCGTCCTGATCGATCCGCATCACCCGGCCCCGGGGTTGGAGGTGCAGCTGGTCTCCGCGGCAGAGGCCGAGACGCCGCCGCGAGGTGATGGGCCTCCTAGGGAGCCGCCGGTCCGGGTCCATCCGCTGCCGGAGGAGCTCCCAGCGACGTCGCTGCCCGGGAGCGCAGAAGAACGGAAGGGTCCCGGCGCATGCCCGGTCATCGGCGTCGCCCAGTTCACCCATGGCCCGGTGGCGCTGGAACTGGGAGCGGTGACCCTGATCCTGGGCGCCCGGGCCATGGGCAAGTCCTCGGCTCTGCGTCTGCTGGACCAGCAGCTGTCCGGCCGCGCTCGATGGTGGGAGCAGCTGGAGTCCGGCGCCCAGGAGCTGGAGTCCGGCGGCGACCGCCTGCCGGAGATCCTGCTGATCGACGACGCGGACCGGCTCGGCCCGACGGAACATCAGAGAGTCGAACAGCTGCTGCTGCGCGGAGTCCGAGTAGTGGCTGCCGCGGCCCCGGGGCCCTCGGTGTTCGGCACCATCCCCTGGGCCCACCGCGCCCGCGGCGGGCCGGGCAATATGCTGCTCAGCCCCACCCATCGGTCCCAGGGGGATGCCTTCGCCATGTCTGTGCCGGTGCTGTCCCGCCCCGTGCCGGGCCGGGCCGTTCTGCTGCGCCCGGAGAATCCGATGGTCGTGCAGTGGGCTGTGCCCACGTCCTCAGGTCATATTCAGTGA
- a CDS encoding PepSY domain-containing protein, whose translation MHLSGSSSHPVRSSSAVLGILLSASLLASCADDDAMPDLPDGVEEDDTYLPSAEPSAENPHGTEDIDISQDVGMVAVNTVITEHEGHAVGFTAEREEGETGMVVDVLVEGEMISAATDQEGEHYVEELTRSEADEDLLELSENAEVPLLRAMQIARSEASGNIMEAQLESRENGLIVWSVTVEGTGTESTTVIDANNGAVVPEGDDPLRENNIGGDPENPPDEGAGE comes from the coding sequence ATGCATCTTTCCGGCTCCTCATCCCACCCTGTGCGCAGCTCCTCCGCCGTGCTGGGGATCCTGCTCTCCGCCTCCCTGCTGGCCTCCTGCGCCGATGATGACGCCATGCCGGACCTGCCCGACGGTGTGGAGGAGGATGACACCTACCTCCCCTCGGCCGAACCCTCGGCCGAGAATCCGCACGGCACCGAGGACATCGACATCTCTCAGGACGTGGGCATGGTCGCGGTCAACACGGTGATCACGGAGCACGAGGGACACGCTGTGGGCTTCACCGCCGAGCGTGAGGAGGGCGAGACCGGCATGGTCGTCGACGTGCTGGTCGAGGGCGAGATGATCAGCGCGGCCACCGACCAGGAGGGCGAGCACTACGTCGAGGAGCTGACTCGCTCGGAGGCCGACGAGGATCTGCTGGAGCTCTCCGAGAACGCTGAGGTCCCTCTGCTGCGTGCCATGCAGATCGCCCGCAGCGAAGCCTCTGGGAACATCATGGAAGCTCAGCTGGAGTCCCGCGAGAACGGGCTCATCGTCTGGTCGGTGACCGTCGAAGGCACCGGCACGGAGAGCACCACTGTCATCGACGCCAATAACGGCGCTGTCGTCCCTGAAGGAGACGACCCGCTGCGCGAGAACAACATCGGCGGCGATCCGGAGAATCCTCCGGATGAAGGAGCCGGGGAATGA
- a CDS encoding PepSY domain-containing protein, translated as MMNTVIPTSGTSRASTLLSAAAIGTLALTACGPDTTGDEAEPGSAVTVGTDNDSATEEQDDAAQDDQARQEESAQQNEDAQQDAAEGEDGETPDEPLFQAIDAALAEHPDGVVTELDTDDDYYEIVVYEGQTEWELEVDRESFEIIDAEEDGIDSDDQQRAEAVEIDIVEALTTAAEEGGAEVEQVELDTEGGAVIWEIELTNDVEVSVDVSTGEVRSTDS; from the coding sequence ATGATGAACACCGTGATCCCCACCTCTGGAACTTCCCGCGCCTCCACCCTGCTCTCCGCAGCGGCCATCGGCACTCTGGCCCTGACCGCATGCGGGCCTGACACCACCGGCGACGAGGCCGAGCCCGGTTCCGCGGTCACCGTGGGCACGGACAACGACTCCGCGACCGAAGAGCAGGACGACGCCGCCCAGGACGATCAGGCCCGACAGGAAGAGAGCGCTCAGCAGAACGAGGATGCTCAGCAGGACGCCGCTGAGGGCGAGGACGGAGAGACCCCCGATGAGCCGCTGTTCCAGGCCATCGACGCGGCGCTCGCGGAGCACCCTGACGGCGTGGTCACCGAACTCGACACCGATGACGACTACTACGAGATCGTCGTCTATGAGGGCCAGACCGAGTGGGAGCTCGAGGTGGACCGCGAGAGCTTCGAGATCATCGACGCTGAGGAAGACGGCATCGACAGCGATGACCAGCAGAGGGCCGAGGCAGTCGAGATCGACATCGTCGAGGCCCTGACCACGGCCGCCGAGGAGGGCGGCGCCGAGGTGGAGCAGGTCGAGCTGGACACCGAAGGAGGCGCGGTGATTTGGGAGATCGAACTGACCAACGACGTCGAGGTCTCCGTGGACGTCTCCACCGGTGAGGTCCGCTCGACCGACTCCTGA